A genomic segment from Diospyros lotus cultivar Yz01 chromosome 5, ASM1463336v1, whole genome shotgun sequence encodes:
- the LOC127802300 gene encoding NAC domain-containing protein 43: MPEKMSISVNGQSQVPPGFRFHPTEEELLQYYLRKKVSCEKIDLDVIRDVDLNKLEPWDIQEMCRIGSTPQNDWYFFSHKDRKYPTGTRTNRATAAGFWKATGRDKVVYSNSRRIGMRKTLVFYKGRAPHGLKSDWIMHEYRLLDDNLTDNINSNVTTTTPAGAVSDATGEAAQEEGWVVCRIFKKKNYHKTPDSPANSAINLDTATQMPSSSTDDGTLEQMLHRVERTCKQEAEPNCSPGFLIPIHDSFLKLPTLESPNSTSLGEFNMVNQQVKGSAEFNPVLYQTTDTSLGDWAAVDRLVASQLNGQSSDDQTAKLQLPCFNDSTMTFCSPSYHDIQLQRPLQSSSLLSSSRPFHGTQDHDNGVFNLWSFAGASGSSADPLYHTSNPHV; the protein is encoded by the exons ATGCCGgagaagatgagcatatctgtAAATGGGCAATCACAGGTCCCGCCAGGCTTCCGGTTCCACCCAACAGAAGAGGAGCTCTTGCAATACTACTTGAGGAAGAAGGTTTCCTGTGAGAAGATTGATTTGGATGTCATTCGCGACGTCGATCTCAATAAGCTCGAGCCATGGGACATTCAAG AGATGTGTAGAATAGGAAGCACGCCACAGAACGATTGGTACTTCTTCAGCCACAAAGACAGGAAGTACCCAACTGGAACGAGAACCAATAGGGCAACCGCGGCCGGGTTTTGGAAGGCCACAGGGCGTGACAAGGTGGTGTACAGCAACTCCCGGCGGATTGGGATGAGAAAGACTCTTGTCTTTTACAAAGGCCGAGCCCCTCACGGCCTTAAGTCCGATTGGATCATGCACGAGTACAGACTGCTCGACGACAACCTCACCGACAACATTAATTCCAATGTCACGACGACAACTCCCGCTGGTGCT GTCTCCGATGCCACAGGAGAGGCAGCACAGGAAGAGGGATGGGTGGTTTGTCGCATcttcaagaagaaaaattacCACAAAACCCCCGACAGCCCTGCAAATTCAGCTATCAATCTGGACACTGCAACCCAAATGCCTTCTTCTTCAACCGATGATGGGACGTTAGAGCAAATGCTCCATCGCGTGGAGAGAACCTGCAAACAAGAAGCCGAACCAAACTGCAGCCCAGGGTTTCTCATTCCAATCCATGACTCGTTTTTGAAGCTTCCAACTCTAGAGAGCCCAAACTCTACAAGCCTCGGTGAATTCAACATGGTGAATCAACAGGTAAAGGGAAGTGCTGAATTCAACCCAGTACTCTATCAGACGACGGACACAAGCCTCGGCGACTGGGCGGCTGTGGATCGGCTTGTAGCGTCACAACTCAACGGCCAAAGTAGTGATGATCAGACGGCTAAGCTGCAGCTGCCTTGTTTTAATGATTCAACGATGACTTTCTGCTCTCCGTCTTATCATGATATCCAATTGCAGCGACCACTACAATCATCATCCTTACTGTCGTCTAGCAGGCCTTTCCATGGCACGCAGGATCATGATAATGGTGTTTTCAATCTTTGGAGCTTCGCCGGAGCATCCGGGTCATCTGCCGACCCACTATACCACACGTCCAACCCTCATGTATAA